The Lancefieldella sp. Marseille-Q7238 genomic interval GCCCTGCAACTGCCACTATATCGTCTGAATGAGCGGGAGTTTGCTGATGTGGTAGTCGGTCGGCGTATTGCGGCAGGTGAAGTGGAAGACAAAACAGGTTTTTCTCGCTGTCCTTCTCGCCGTCCGCCTCAGCAAAACGAACGCATAGCTCTCGTGTATGAGGGGGCGCTCTGTGGCGTCTGGCAATGCCAAGAAAACAAGCTGGTATGCTGCGCGAATTTTTCGCAGGGAATAGGCGGGGTTTCAGCATGAGCGGCGCGATAGAAAACTGCCTTGCGAAGTCTGTTTTTTACGGAGTGGAGCTGCCTGAGCCTCTGAGAGTCTCAAAATCGCAGCTCTATACCCTTGCCGGCAACGTGCTTGGCCATGAATGTGTATGCGCGATTGGCGTGTTTGACGGTCTGCATAAGGGCCATCGCACGCTTATTGAAGCTGCAAGAGAAGATGCCTTGCGCCGCCGCGTACCGCTCGTGGTGGTAACGTTTGATCCAGATCCCGCTGAGGTTTTGTTCGACCGCGCGCCAAGGCTGTTGTTGCAAGACGCCGACAGACTTTGCGCGCTTGCCTCTCTTGAACCAGATGCGCTTCTGGTGCACGCGTTTACGCCTCAATTTGCGGCGCTGACGGCTCAAGACTACATCGAAGAAGCGCTTTTACCGTCCGTATATCCGGTAGCTATTCACGTTGGTTCCGACTTTGGCCTGGGCGCGCGTGGAGAAGGTCATGTAAACGATCTGGCGGCTCTTGGGCAACAACACGGTTTTGAAGTTGTGGCGCACCAACTCGTCACGCACGGAGGCGCTCCTATTACCGCGACGCGTATCCGAAGTCTTATCGAGGCCGCACGATTAGATGAAGCCCAGACGCTTCTGGGCAGAAATCATTTTCTTAGAGGTGAGGTCATTCATGGCCGCGGGGAGGGCGCGGGATTTGGCTTTCCAACGGCCAATCTGAGACTGTCTGCAAAAGACTGTCTTCCTGCTGATGGCGTCTACGGATGCTATATCATTGATGGCGCAAGGGCTTGGCCCGCTGCAGTAAACGTTGGTGCTCCTCCAAGTTTTGCAACGAAAAGTGCTCCTCTGCTTGAGGCGAACCTTTTGGGCTTTAACGACAATCTTTATGGACATACGCTGAGCTGCGTGTTCATAAAACATCTTCGCCCTTCGATGCAATTTGGTGATCTTGAAGAGCTTAAAAGGACAGTATTTCACGACATCGAGTGGGTACGAATTCATCTAGGTGAAACGATGCTGGAGGTTGACTGTGATATCTGACGAGGACAAAGAAAAAGTGCGACAAGCCACTGACTTTGTGCAGCTCGTTGGTGAAACCGTCAATCTTCGCCAGCGCGGTAATGAGTTTTGGGGCTGCTGTCCGTTTCATGGCGAGAAGACCCCATCGTTTAAGGTTAATCCCCAAACAGGACTGTGGCACTGCTTCGGCTGTTCAAGCGGGGGAGATGTCTTTAATTACGTACAAAAAAGAGAGAATCTCGAGTTTTCTGATGCTGTCCGCTACCTTGCCGATCGGGCAGGCATAACGCTTTCTGAAGAAAAGAAGTATTCTCGCGGTCCTCGGAAAAACCGCCTGATTGAGTGCCTTACCGAAGCCGAGAATTTCTTCCACCTCATGCTTATGCGCGGCCGCGGAGAAG includes:
- the ribF gene encoding riboflavin biosynthesis protein RibF, whose amino-acid sequence is MSGAIENCLAKSVFYGVELPEPLRVSKSQLYTLAGNVLGHECVCAIGVFDGLHKGHRTLIEAAREDALRRRVPLVVVTFDPDPAEVLFDRAPRLLLQDADRLCALASLEPDALLVHAFTPQFAALTAQDYIEEALLPSVYPVAIHVGSDFGLGARGEGHVNDLAALGQQHGFEVVAHQLVTHGGAPITATRIRSLIEAARLDEAQTLLGRNHFLRGEVIHGRGEGAGFGFPTANLRLSAKDCLPADGVYGCYIIDGARAWPAAVNVGAPPSFATKSAPLLEANLLGFNDNLYGHTLSCVFIKHLRPSMQFGDLEELKRTVFHDIEWVRIHLGETMLEVDCDI